A single Nocardioides bizhenqiangii DNA region contains:
- a CDS encoding DUF4334 domain-containing protein has product MTTTNPTGRLEALGTACDAAEAQALFDSLSAVRPEELTGRFSGRELATGHPMDGLLEASGWYGKQFDGVDHVHPLLFRDLGGAIFPVEPRKVPLGIVPKLPAAVVARSRAAVGALKPVLRTKKHRARLRAVEHRGVVTAAMVYDHLPIIDVFRRVDADTLLGVMDLRGAPPYYFVLTRD; this is encoded by the coding sequence ATGACCACGACGAACCCAACCGGCCGGCTCGAGGCGCTCGGAACCGCGTGCGACGCGGCCGAGGCGCAGGCATTGTTCGACAGCCTCTCGGCCGTCCGCCCGGAGGAGCTCACCGGCCGGTTCAGCGGCCGTGAGCTGGCGACCGGCCACCCGATGGACGGGCTCCTCGAGGCATCCGGGTGGTACGGCAAGCAGTTCGACGGCGTCGACCACGTGCACCCGCTGCTCTTCCGTGATCTCGGCGGCGCGATCTTCCCGGTCGAGCCGCGGAAGGTGCCGCTGGGCATCGTGCCCAAGCTGCCGGCGGCCGTGGTCGCCCGGTCAAGGGCCGCGGTCGGGGCCCTCAAGCCGGTGCTGCGCACGAAGAAGCACCGCGCCCGGCTCCGCGCGGTCGAGCACCGTGGCGTGGTGACGGCCGCGATGGTCTACGACCACCTGCCGATCATCGACGTCTTCCGCCGGGTCGACGCCGACACCCTGCTGGGCGTGATGGACCTGCGAGGCGCCCCGCCGTACTACTTCGTCCTGACGAGGGACTGA
- a CDS encoding DMT family transporter has protein sequence MGIVLALGAAMAYGLSDFIGGLASRRTTPWPVALLGAIGALAGASVLSLVVVGDPTTADLLWGAASGLGSGVGTVFLYRGLANGRMAVVAPVSAVGAAVVPVVVGIASGERPSTLVAVGIAVAMPGIWLVARVPDTAGDDRTGGLADGLLAGLGFGVLFVALGQVPDGAGFWPLAASQAAALVTICAIAVALRAPWLPTARSELWGAVAGLVATAAVLMFLLATQTDLLTVAAVLTSLYPAFTILLAAVVLREHIYRAQGLGLVLCGAAVAFVASG, from the coding sequence ATGGGGATCGTGCTGGCTCTGGGCGCTGCGATGGCCTACGGCCTGTCCGACTTCATCGGTGGCCTCGCGTCACGGCGTACGACGCCGTGGCCGGTTGCGCTCCTCGGGGCCATCGGCGCCCTGGCCGGCGCCTCGGTCCTGTCGCTGGTGGTGGTGGGAGACCCGACCACCGCCGACCTGCTCTGGGGCGCCGCGTCCGGGCTCGGTAGCGGCGTCGGCACGGTCTTCCTCTACCGCGGGCTCGCGAACGGCCGGATGGCGGTCGTGGCGCCGGTGTCCGCGGTGGGTGCGGCCGTCGTGCCCGTCGTGGTCGGCATCGCCTCCGGCGAGCGCCCCTCGACGCTGGTCGCGGTGGGCATCGCCGTCGCGATGCCGGGCATCTGGCTGGTCGCACGCGTGCCCGACACGGCCGGGGACGACCGGACCGGCGGCCTCGCCGACGGCCTCCTCGCCGGCCTCGGATTCGGTGTGCTCTTCGTCGCACTGGGCCAGGTGCCGGACGGCGCCGGCTTCTGGCCGCTGGCGGCGAGCCAGGCCGCTGCCCTGGTCACGATCTGCGCGATCGCCGTCGCGCTCCGGGCGCCGTGGCTCCCGACCGCGCGCTCAGAGCTGTGGGGAGCCGTCGCCGGCCTCGTGGCGACCGCGGCGGTGCTGATGTTCCTCCTCGCGACCCAGACCGACCTGCTCACGGTCGCCGCCGTCCTGACGTCGCTCTACCCCGCGTTCACGATCCTGCTCGCAGCCGTCGTGCTCCGCGAGCACATCTACCGCGCCCAGGGTCTGGGCCTCGTCCTCTGCGGCGCGGCGGTCGCCTTCGTCGCCTCCGGCTGA
- a CDS encoding HhH-GPD-type base excision DNA repair protein, which translates to MTIQIAQDPAADKVLSDDSFALLTGMLLDQQFPMERAFAGPAKILDRFGTLDPARIAAADPEAFADLCATPPAIHRYGRSMAGRVQALAAQVVEEYGGDASRIWREPASGADLLKRLQELPGFGKQKAQIFVALVAKQLGVRPDGWEQAAGDYSLDGYRSVADVVDAASLQKVREFKQAKKAAAKS; encoded by the coding sequence ATGACCATCCAGATCGCCCAGGACCCCGCCGCCGACAAGGTCTTGTCGGACGACTCGTTCGCGCTCCTCACCGGAATGCTGCTGGACCAGCAGTTCCCGATGGAGCGGGCATTCGCCGGCCCGGCGAAGATCCTCGACCGGTTCGGCACGCTCGACCCCGCCCGGATCGCCGCGGCCGATCCGGAAGCGTTCGCCGATCTCTGTGCGACCCCGCCCGCCATCCACCGCTACGGCCGATCGATGGCCGGCCGGGTGCAGGCCCTGGCCGCCCAGGTCGTCGAGGAGTACGGCGGGGACGCGAGCCGGATCTGGCGGGAACCCGCGAGCGGCGCCGACCTCCTCAAGCGGCTCCAGGAGCTGCCGGGCTTCGGCAAGCAGAAGGCGCAGATCTTCGTCGCCCTCGTCGCCAAGCAGCTCGGCGTACGTCCTGACGGGTGGGAGCAGGCGGCCGGCGACTACTCGTTGGACGGCTACCGCTCGGTCGCCGACGTGGTGGACGCGGCATCGCTCCAGAAGGTCCGGGAGTTCAAGCAGGCGAAGAAGGCCGCCGCGAAGTCCTAG
- a CDS encoding alpha/beta fold hydrolase produces the protein MISVDRRGAGDPIVLVHGIGSRWQSFEPVLDRLAEHHEVIAIDLPGFGASPLVDGVRPGPRGYADWLAGWLAANDVARPHLVGSSMGGGVALELGRAGVASSVTAFSPVGFWGTAGLRWTQSLLTGLRTGARTAAPVLNRMLDHPAGRAVLLSNMFGHPTRIPPEVARADLAGLAAATGFAAARKDFGSYFLGSDDDPGALVDVPVTIAWGTRDVVLIHRSQSARAREVLPFARHVDLAGCGHLPFNDDPARCVGLILENAAATKETR, from the coding sequence TTGATCTCCGTCGACCGCCGCGGCGCAGGCGACCCGATCGTGCTGGTCCACGGCATCGGCAGCCGCTGGCAGAGCTTCGAACCGGTCCTCGACCGACTTGCCGAGCACCACGAGGTGATCGCGATCGACCTCCCAGGTTTCGGCGCCTCCCCGCTCGTCGACGGCGTGCGGCCCGGCCCCCGCGGCTATGCCGACTGGCTCGCCGGCTGGCTCGCGGCCAACGACGTCGCCCGTCCGCACCTGGTCGGCAGCTCCATGGGCGGCGGGGTCGCCCTCGAGCTCGGCCGCGCGGGAGTCGCGTCCTCGGTGACGGCCTTCTCGCCGGTCGGGTTCTGGGGTACGGCGGGTCTGCGCTGGACCCAGAGCCTGCTGACCGGCCTGAGGACCGGTGCCCGGACCGCCGCACCGGTGCTGAACCGGATGCTCGACCACCCGGCCGGTCGCGCCGTGCTGCTGAGCAACATGTTCGGCCATCCGACGCGGATCCCGCCCGAGGTCGCGCGCGCGGACCTCGCCGGGCTGGCCGCGGCAACGGGGTTCGCCGCCGCGCGGAAGGACTTCGGGAGCTACTTCCTCGGCTCCGACGACGACCCGGGCGCGCTGGTCGACGTCCCGGTCACGATCGCCTGGGGCACGCGCGACGTCGTCCTCATCCATCGCTCGCAGAGCGCCCGGGCCCGCGAGGTGCTCCCGTTCGCCCGCCACGTCGACCTCGCCGGTTGCGGGCACCTGCCGTTCAACGACGATCCCGCGCGGTGCGTCGGGCTGATCCTCGAGAACGCCGCAGCCACGAAGGAGACGCGATGA
- a CDS encoding flavin-containing monooxygenase: MNPSVAVIGTGFGGLAAVIELKKRGFDDIVVFEKAEDVGGVWRENTYPGAACDVPSPFYSFSFEPNPRWPHRFSRQPAILGYMRHVADKYDVRRHVRFSTEVTGASYDAAALKWTVELSSGAQVVVDVLVSAVGQLSRPSYPEIEGADSFDGPMFHSAEWDHDVDLAGKRVAVIGTGASAIQFVPEIQPEVEHLTVFQRTPPYIIPRFDREFSGTHHKVFERLPATQLVERGTWYGVVEGLSVAWVYSKPLARTIKAISKWHMRRLTKAKPGLFEKVWPKYQIGCKRILFSNDYLPTLAQPNVDVSTQRITGIVPAGVRTVDGKVHEVDVVIWGTGFKATEFLAPMSIKGSEGRDLHDEWRGGARAYYGMTVPHFPNLLVMYGPNTNTGGGSIIYFLEAQAKYLGDYVEHLAAAGAPLTVRPEVEQEYDDRIQGLLSESVWTQCSSWYRNEDGRITTNWPTLGVQYKSQAKFDPADYEVVS; the protein is encoded by the coding sequence ATGAACCCCTCTGTCGCCGTCATCGGCACCGGGTTCGGTGGCCTGGCCGCCGTCATCGAGCTGAAGAAGCGCGGCTTCGACGACATCGTCGTCTTCGAGAAGGCCGAAGACGTCGGCGGCGTCTGGCGCGAGAACACCTACCCCGGCGCCGCGTGCGACGTGCCCTCGCCGTTCTACTCGTTCTCGTTCGAGCCCAACCCCCGCTGGCCGCACCGGTTCTCCCGCCAGCCGGCGATCCTCGGCTACATGCGCCACGTCGCCGACAAGTACGACGTCCGTCGGCACGTCCGCTTCAGCACGGAGGTCACCGGAGCGTCGTACGACGCCGCCGCCCTGAAGTGGACGGTCGAGCTCAGCTCCGGCGCCCAGGTCGTCGTCGACGTGCTGGTGTCCGCCGTCGGGCAGCTCTCGCGGCCGTCCTACCCGGAGATCGAGGGCGCCGACTCCTTCGACGGGCCGATGTTCCACTCCGCCGAGTGGGACCACGACGTCGACCTGGCGGGCAAGCGGGTCGCGGTGATCGGCACCGGCGCGAGCGCCATCCAGTTCGTGCCGGAGATCCAGCCCGAGGTCGAGCACCTGACGGTGTTCCAGCGCACCCCGCCCTACATCATCCCCCGCTTCGACCGGGAGTTCTCCGGCACGCACCACAAGGTCTTCGAGCGGCTGCCAGCGACCCAGCTGGTCGAGCGCGGCACCTGGTACGGCGTCGTCGAGGGGCTCAGCGTCGCGTGGGTCTACTCCAAGCCGCTCGCCAGGACCATCAAGGCGATCTCGAAGTGGCACATGCGGCGGCTCACCAAGGCGAAGCCCGGGCTGTTCGAGAAGGTCTGGCCGAAGTACCAGATCGGGTGCAAGCGGATCCTGTTCTCCAACGACTACCTGCCGACCCTGGCCCAGCCCAACGTCGACGTCAGCACCCAGCGGATCACCGGGATCGTCCCCGCCGGGGTGCGGACGGTGGACGGAAAGGTGCACGAGGTCGACGTAGTCATCTGGGGCACCGGCTTCAAGGCCACCGAGTTCCTCGCGCCGATGTCGATCAAGGGCAGCGAGGGTCGCGACCTCCACGACGAGTGGCGCGGCGGCGCCCGCGCCTACTACGGCATGACCGTCCCGCACTTCCCCAACCTGCTCGTCATGTACGGCCCCAACACCAACACCGGCGGCGGGTCGATCATCTACTTCCTCGAGGCGCAGGCGAAGTACCTCGGCGACTACGTCGAGCACCTCGCCGCGGCCGGCGCCCCGCTCACCGTCAGGCCCGAGGTCGAGCAGGAGTACGACGACCGCATCCAGGGGCTGCTCTCCGAGAGCGTGTGGACCCAGTGCTCGTCCTGGTACCGCAACGAGGACGGCCGGATCACGACGAACTGGCCGACGCTCGGGGTCCAGTACAAATCGCAGGCGAAGTTCGACCCTGCCGACTACGAGGTGGTGTCCTGA
- a CDS encoding enoyl-CoA hydratase/isomerase family protein: MTPAELSHADLRLEVGGGVATITLDRPGVRNAQRPRMWAGLARILDELDESVRVVVLRGAGGTFSAGLDLSLLDPAQPDEEGNFVATLALDDRAIIDQIDVFQRPFAMLADPRFITVAVVEGHAIGAGFQLALCCDLRIATDDARFCMKEPALGLVPDLVGTKPLVAAVGYARALEICATARTVAGTEAGEIGLAQVVVPAAELDAALAATVHALTAHPHGAVSATKALLQAAPARSLDDQRLAERTAQVARFRDLAAAFAPAAGE; this comes from the coding sequence ATGACTCCTGCGGAGCTGAGCCACGCCGACCTGCGCCTCGAGGTCGGGGGTGGGGTCGCGACGATCACGCTGGACCGGCCCGGCGTGCGCAACGCGCAGCGGCCCCGGATGTGGGCGGGCCTCGCGCGGATCCTGGACGAGCTCGACGAGTCGGTGCGGGTCGTCGTGCTGCGCGGTGCGGGCGGCACGTTCTCGGCCGGGCTCGACCTGTCACTGCTCGACCCGGCGCAGCCGGACGAGGAGGGCAATTTCGTCGCCACCCTGGCGCTGGACGACCGGGCGATCATCGACCAGATCGACGTGTTCCAACGGCCGTTCGCGATGCTGGCGGACCCGCGTTTCATCACCGTCGCGGTGGTCGAGGGCCACGCCATCGGCGCCGGCTTCCAGCTGGCGCTGTGCTGCGACCTGCGGATCGCCACCGACGACGCCCGGTTCTGCATGAAGGAGCCCGCCCTCGGGCTGGTGCCCGACCTGGTCGGCACCAAGCCGCTGGTGGCGGCCGTCGGCTATGCCCGCGCGCTGGAGATCTGCGCGACCGCGCGGACCGTCGCCGGCACCGAGGCGGGCGAGATCGGCCTGGCCCAGGTGGTCGTCCCCGCCGCGGAGCTGGACGCTGCCCTCGCGGCGACCGTCCACGCGCTCACGGCGCACCCGCACGGCGCGGTCAGCGCGACCAAGGCGCTGCTCCAGGCGGCCCCCGCGCGGAGCCTGGACGATCAGCGTCTCGCGGAACGGACCGCCCAGGTCGCGCGCTTCCGCGACCTCGCCGCCGCGTTCGCGCCGGCCGCGGGGGAGTGA
- a CDS encoding DUF7455 domain-containing protein translates to MNTAVAPSAPLTAEDRCDRCGAQAYLRVELASGGELLFCAHHAREHGDKLKQVAIVVHDETHKLASTPAVASEDER, encoded by the coding sequence ATGAACACTGCTGTTGCCCCCAGCGCACCCCTGACCGCCGAAGATCGTTGCGACCGTTGCGGTGCCCAAGCCTATCTTCGCGTCGAGCTCGCCTCCGGCGGCGAGCTCCTGTTCTGCGCCCACCACGCCCGTGAGCACGGCGACAAGCTGAAGCAGGTCGCGATCGTGGTCCACGACGAGACGCACAAGCTCGCGAGCACGCCGGCCGTCGCCTCGGAGGACGAGCGCTGA
- a CDS encoding GMC family oxidoreductase: MTPYDYDVIVVGSGFGGSVTALRLTEKGYRVGVLEAGRRWDADNLPKTNWNVRKSIWAPRLGLTGPQRISALGKCLVFSGAGVGGGSLIYGNTLYEPLPEFYRDRAWAHITDWRDELAPYYDQAKRMLGVVENPRTGPKDDLLLQVARDRGVAETFHKTQVGVFFNEGSEGEEVDDPYFGGAGPRRAGCIHCSDCFTGCKHNAKNTTTMNYLYLAEEHGAEVHPLTTVTSVEPDGAGGYVVETERSNGKLRNGRRTFTAEHVVFAAAALGTQKLLHKLRDDGTLPGLSPRLGELTRSNSEAILGVQSRSRDDFAQGVAITSSIHPEPQTHVEVCTYGKGHNSLFAQTVPMVDGGAFRFLRFLLTIVLHPLLFLRSLNLRSASERSVILLVMQSLDNSLTSYLKGGQLKTKQGKGEPNPDWLPIAHEIAREYAAKADADTGNIATDIFNIPATAHYIGGCTIGDSRDTGVIDPYQRVYGHPGLHIADGSAITANLGVNPSLSITAQAERAMAFWPNKGESDARPALGAPYQRIAPVMPNHPVVPTSAPGALRLPASA; this comes from the coding sequence ATGACTCCCTACGACTACGACGTGATCGTTGTCGGGTCCGGCTTCGGCGGCAGCGTGACGGCGCTGCGGCTCACCGAGAAGGGCTACCGCGTCGGCGTGCTCGAGGCCGGCCGCCGCTGGGACGCCGACAACCTCCCGAAGACCAACTGGAACGTCCGCAAGTCGATCTGGGCCCCCCGGCTGGGGTTGACCGGCCCTCAGCGGATCAGTGCTCTCGGCAAGTGCCTGGTCTTCAGCGGGGCGGGTGTCGGCGGCGGTTCGCTGATCTACGGCAACACGCTCTACGAGCCGCTCCCGGAGTTCTACCGCGACCGGGCGTGGGCACACATCACCGACTGGCGCGACGAGCTGGCGCCCTATTACGACCAGGCGAAGCGGATGCTCGGCGTGGTCGAGAACCCGCGGACCGGTCCCAAGGACGACCTGCTGCTGCAGGTCGCGCGCGACCGCGGGGTGGCCGAAACCTTCCACAAGACCCAGGTCGGCGTCTTCTTCAACGAGGGCAGCGAGGGCGAGGAGGTCGACGATCCCTACTTCGGCGGGGCCGGACCGCGCCGGGCCGGCTGCATCCACTGCTCGGACTGCTTCACCGGCTGCAAGCACAACGCGAAGAACACCACGACGATGAACTACCTCTACCTGGCCGAGGAGCACGGCGCCGAAGTCCACCCGCTCACGACCGTCACGTCGGTGGAGCCCGACGGGGCCGGCGGCTACGTCGTCGAGACCGAGCGCTCCAACGGCAAGCTGCGGAACGGGCGTCGTACCTTCACTGCGGAGCACGTGGTCTTCGCCGCGGCCGCGCTCGGTACCCAGAAGCTGCTCCACAAGCTGCGTGACGACGGGACCCTCCCCGGCCTGTCGCCGCGGCTGGGCGAGCTGACCCGCAGCAACTCCGAGGCGATCCTGGGCGTGCAGAGCCGCAGCCGCGACGACTTCGCCCAGGGCGTCGCGATCACGTCGTCCATCCATCCCGAGCCGCAGACGCACGTGGAGGTGTGCACCTACGGCAAGGGGCACAACTCGCTGTTCGCGCAGACCGTGCCGATGGTCGACGGAGGGGCTTTCCGGTTCCTGCGGTTCCTGCTGACCATCGTGCTGCACCCGCTGCTGTTCCTGCGGTCGCTGAACCTCAGGAGCGCCTCCGAGCGGTCCGTCATCCTGCTGGTCATGCAGTCGCTGGACAATTCGCTGACGTCCTACCTCAAGGGCGGCCAGCTCAAGACGAAGCAGGGGAAGGGCGAACCGAACCCCGACTGGCTCCCGATCGCCCACGAGATCGCCAGGGAGTACGCCGCCAAGGCCGATGCCGACACCGGCAACATCGCCACCGACATCTTCAACATCCCGGCCACCGCGCACTACATCGGAGGCTGCACGATCGGTGACTCCCGCGACACCGGCGTGATCGACCCCTATCAACGGGTCTACGGCCATCCCGGGCTCCACATCGCTGACGGAAGCGCGATCACCGCCAACCTCGGCGTCAACCCGTCGCTGTCCATCACCGCCCAGGCCGAGCGCGCGATGGCGTTCTGGCCCAACAAGGGGGAGTCGGACGCCCGGCCGGCCCTCGGTGCGCCGTACCAGCGGATCGCGCCGGTCATGCCCAACCACCCCGTCGTCCCCACGTCGGCGCCCGGCGCGCTGCGGCTCCCGGCGAGCGCCTGA
- a CDS encoding TetR/AcrR family transcriptional regulator, translated as MATETIAPAAGSGRLWQGQTPDARAADRRQRLVEAGLELVGTQGVTALTMRAACREAAVGPRYFYDLFADRDELLAAVYDEAVERIREPILAAAVAVNATDGVAAALLEAFDTAVAVVEDDPRIGRVLFRESAADETLRPRSQAAMPEFVLSVLAELVPEEAEALRQPSRAWTVIGFSAAIFALFLAWSEGARHTPRAEFVHHCARLAVDQLGLDIELPSVARSGGRR; from the coding sequence ATGGCCACCGAGACCATCGCCCCTGCCGCGGGGTCGGGCCGCCTCTGGCAGGGCCAGACACCCGATGCGCGGGCGGCCGACCGCCGGCAGCGTCTCGTCGAGGCCGGCCTCGAGCTGGTCGGCACCCAGGGCGTGACGGCGCTGACGATGCGGGCTGCGTGCCGGGAGGCGGCAGTCGGTCCGCGCTACTTCTACGACCTGTTCGCCGACCGCGACGAGCTGCTGGCCGCCGTCTACGACGAGGCCGTCGAGCGGATCCGTGAGCCGATCCTCGCGGCCGCCGTCGCGGTCAATGCCACCGACGGCGTCGCCGCAGCGCTCCTCGAGGCCTTCGACACCGCGGTCGCGGTGGTCGAGGACGATCCCAGGATCGGACGCGTGCTCTTCCGTGAGTCGGCTGCCGACGAGACGTTGCGGCCCCGGTCGCAGGCGGCGATGCCCGAGTTCGTGCTGTCCGTGCTGGCCGAGCTGGTGCCCGAGGAGGCCGAGGCGTTGCGGCAGCCGTCGCGGGCATGGACGGTGATCGGGTTCTCGGCGGCGATCTTCGCGCTGTTCCTCGCCTGGAGCGAGGGTGCCCGGCACACCCCCCGCGCCGAGTTCGTGCACCACTGCGCCCGGCTCGCGGTGGACCAGCTCGGGCTCGACATCGAGCTGCCGTCGGTCGCCCGGTCAGGCGGTCGGCGTTGA
- a CDS encoding zinc-dependent alcohol dehydrogenase has protein sequence MKAVTWQGPKDMRVEEVPDPTIEKPTDAIIRVTTTGLCGSDLHLYDPLGPFMTAGDIVGHEPMGIVEEIGSEVTEIKVGDRVVVPFNISCGECWTCRRGLHSQCETTQNRESGTGASLLGYSKLYGQVPGGQAELLRVQFANFLPIKVPEGPSDDRFVYLSDVLPTAWQAVRYADLPDDGVLLVMGAGPIGDMAARIALHEGHRVIVADRVPERLQRVREVGAETIDIDEVDDFAAEVRDRTSGRGADSVIDAVGMEAHGNPVAETMIKAVGLIPDVAARKLMVNAGIDRLAALHASIDAVRRGGTVSVVGVYGGATDPMPMMQMFDKQIQLRMGQANVRRWSDDILPLLTDDSDPLGTETFATHRLPLTDAPEAYAKFRDKEDGMIKVVFKP, from the coding sequence GTGAAGGCAGTGACCTGGCAGGGACCGAAGGACATGCGCGTCGAGGAGGTCCCCGACCCGACGATCGAGAAGCCGACCGACGCGATCATCCGGGTCACCACGACCGGCCTGTGCGGTTCGGACCTCCACCTCTATGACCCGCTCGGGCCGTTCATGACGGCCGGCGACATCGTCGGCCACGAGCCAATGGGCATCGTCGAGGAGATCGGGTCGGAGGTCACCGAGATCAAGGTGGGCGACCGGGTGGTCGTCCCCTTCAACATCAGCTGCGGCGAGTGCTGGACCTGCCGGCGGGGACTGCACAGCCAGTGCGAGACGACCCAGAACCGGGAGTCCGGCACGGGCGCGAGCCTGCTCGGCTACAGCAAGCTCTACGGCCAGGTTCCGGGCGGACAGGCCGAGCTCCTCCGCGTACAGTTCGCCAACTTCCTCCCCATCAAGGTCCCCGAGGGCCCGTCGGACGACCGGTTCGTCTACCTGTCCGACGTGCTGCCGACGGCGTGGCAGGCGGTGCGCTACGCCGACCTGCCTGACGACGGCGTGCTCCTCGTCATGGGTGCCGGTCCGATCGGCGACATGGCGGCTCGCATCGCCCTGCACGAGGGACACCGCGTGATCGTCGCCGACCGCGTGCCCGAGCGGTTGCAGCGGGTGCGCGAGGTCGGCGCGGAGACCATCGACATCGACGAGGTCGACGACTTCGCGGCCGAGGTGCGCGACCGCACCTCTGGCCGAGGGGCCGACTCCGTGATCGACGCCGTCGGCATGGAAGCGCACGGCAACCCGGTGGCCGAGACGATGATCAAGGCGGTCGGACTGATTCCCGACGTCGCTGCCCGCAAGCTGATGGTGAACGCCGGCATCGACCGGCTGGCGGCGCTGCACGCGTCCATCGACGCGGTCCGCCGCGGCGGCACGGTGTCGGTCGTCGGCGTCTACGGCGGCGCCACCGACCCGATGCCGATGATGCAGATGTTCGACAAGCAGATCCAGCTGCGGATGGGTCAGGCCAACGTGCGTCGCTGGAGCGACGACATCTTGCCCTTGCTCACCGATGACAGCGATCCTCTAGGCACCGAGACCTTCGCGACCCATCGACTCCCCCTGACCGATGCCCCCGAGGCCTACGCGAAGTTCCGCGACAAGGAGGACGGGATGATCAAGGTCGTCTTCAAGCCATGA
- a CDS encoding RNA polymerase sigma factor, which translates to MFVSSNARKVPAAVLAHPSIVALVDRATPMGSVSPEEVRQACADADVAAPHLKSLLGHLAGLGITVAMPASGRAVAASGRSKTATSPVKKAPAKKAPAKAAAAKSAAPAKKAAPAKKAAPAKKAAAKAGEAAPESAAPVIGPDGKKILPDLPDEQFEKDVKADPTIVEDEKEAASASFVVSAADDTDEPEQQVMVAGATADPVKDYLKQIGKVPLLNAEMEVSLAKRIEAGLFADEKLARGNKMSAKLLEELEWIAEDGRRAKNHLLEANLRLVVSLAKRYTGRGMLFLDLIQEGNLGLIRAVEKFDYTKGYKFSTYATWWIRQAITRAMADQARTIRIPVHMVEVINKLARVQRQMLQDLGREPTPEELAKELDMTPEKVVEVQKYGREPISLHTPLGEDGDSEFGDLIEDSEAIVPADAVSFTLLQEQLHAVLDTLSEREAGVVSMRFGLTDGQPKTLDEIGKVYGVTRERIRQIESKTMSKLRHPSRSQVLRDYLD; encoded by the coding sequence GTGTTCGTGTCGTCGAACGCACGCAAGGTCCCCGCTGCGGTGCTCGCGCACCCATCCATCGTCGCCCTGGTCGATCGGGCCACTCCGATGGGCAGTGTGAGTCCCGAGGAAGTGCGGCAGGCGTGCGCCGACGCTGACGTCGCCGCGCCGCACCTGAAGTCGCTCCTGGGCCATCTCGCGGGCCTCGGCATCACCGTTGCGATGCCCGCCAGTGGACGCGCCGTAGCCGCGTCCGGCAGGAGCAAGACCGCGACCAGCCCCGTGAAGAAGGCGCCCGCCAAGAAGGCACCGGCGAAGGCCGCCGCTGCCAAGTCGGCCGCGCCGGCCAAGAAGGCCGCCCCGGCGAAGAAGGCCGCGCCGGCGAAGAAGGCCGCTGCGAAGGCTGGCGAGGCCGCTCCCGAGTCTGCCGCTCCGGTCATCGGCCCCGACGGCAAGAAGATCCTGCCCGATCTCCCCGACGAGCAGTTCGAGAAGGACGTCAAGGCCGACCCGACCATCGTCGAGGACGAGAAGGAGGCTGCGTCGGCGTCGTTCGTCGTCTCGGCCGCCGACGACACCGACGAGCCCGAGCAGCAGGTCATGGTCGCCGGCGCGACCGCCGACCCGGTCAAGGACTACCTCAAGCAGATCGGCAAGGTGCCGCTCCTCAACGCCGAGATGGAGGTCTCGCTCGCCAAGCGGATCGAGGCCGGTCTCTTCGCCGACGAGAAGCTCGCGCGCGGCAACAAGATGTCCGCCAAGCTGCTCGAGGAGCTGGAGTGGATCGCCGAGGACGGCCGGCGTGCCAAGAACCACCTGCTCGAGGCCAACCTCCGGCTCGTCGTCTCGCTGGCAAAGCGCTACACCGGCCGCGGGATGCTGTTCCTGGACCTGATCCAGGAGGGCAACCTCGGTCTGATCCGGGCGGTCGAGAAGTTCGACTACACCAAGGGCTACAAGTTCTCGACGTACGCCACCTGGTGGATCCGGCAGGCGATCACCCGCGCGATGGCCGACCAGGCCCGGACCATCCGGATCCCGGTGCACATGGTCGAGGTCATCAACAAGCTCGCCCGTGTCCAGCGCCAGATGTTGCAGGACCTCGGCCGCGAGCCGACCCCGGAGGAGCTCGCCAAGGAGCTCGACATGACTCCCGAGAAGGTCGTCGAGGTCCAGAAGTACGGGCGTGAGCCGATCTCCCTGCACACTCCGCTGGGCGAGGACGGCGACTCCGAGTTCGGTGACCTGATCGAGGACTCCGAGGCGATCGTCCCGGCGGACGCGGTCAGCTTCACGCTCCTGCAGGAGCAGCTGCACGCCGTGCTCGACACGCTGTCCGAGCGCGAGGCCGGCGTGGTCTCGATGCGGTTCGGTCTGACTGACGGACAGCCGAAGACGCTCGACGAGATCGGCAAGGTCTACGGCGTGACCCGCGAACGGATCCGTCAGATCGAGTCCAAGACCATGTCGAAGCTGCGGCACCCGAGTCGGTCCCAGGTCCTGCGCGACTACCTGGACTGA